From the Cataglyphis hispanica isolate Lineage 1 chromosome 24, ULB_Chis1_1.0, whole genome shotgun sequence genome, the window TGCACATGTGTCGCTATAATtcagagagagaatttaaagtaaaccaaatatataaaaattaaataatttgtcacagatatatttttaatgaacagtttattattttaggatggaatacttaaatttaatttaatttttcatgatgAAGCTGGGTTTGATTGGATATACATTTGAAACCTTGCATCAATTTATCAATGTTGTAACATTGAAGCAATAatagtatgtatataagtatgtaaataagtttatttgtatctttggttgtttaaattttttattatattattattattgttttcataaaattaagtaatatgttaattttatttttgatataattaacgtgtcaatttaaataattatttaaattgacacAAAGTTATTTTGCTATAAGAAAAcgcgatttttataaattaatttgtacaaattatcattaatttatattcacattTCGATCTGATATTAGcttcaatttttcatgatttattagtatgatttatattactacGAATgacattagaaaataattcaaatatatagtgTTATATAGTATGACACTGCGTaggtgtatgtatatgtgatacATTATTATGAAAGTTCGATTTCACCAATTGGCAAcatatctcatatatttattttttgctaaataGTTTGGataaatagttaaaaagtAGTGCAAAAGCAATCAACTGAAAAAGTGTTGTTCAAGTGATGCACATCGGAACACTTTCTTCAAACTGCATGAGATGATAGGttcaatgataatttattaatgtaaaaacgaTTCGTTCAAATTCTCTTGGATGTATATGTCGATAAATGAAACGAAATGAAGAATTTGTAACATCCCAATCGTCCAATTGCTAaacaataattgtaaattaaggCAGAGCTCTTATATCACTAAAAATAGCTGCTGTCCGGCattgtataaagtataaactagtatattgtatattgtttatttgttatttgtaagattcgatatataaaaagatataaattctctAGAAAATGCAAGCTTTTTAATCATCATTGTTGTGCATTGCATAAAATAGCATGTAAATTGAGTCTTGAATTCAATGAAAGGGACAATGAAAGAAATTCTGCTGGAAGCtatgttaaaagatattatgtttatgaaaaatcaaaGTGAATACGAAATTTGGATATAAATAACAAGTTTCACGTACAATACGCGCATGTGTTATTAAATCCAAAAAGAGGACCAACTGTCTCTTTCCTCTTATACTACGATacaatttacattacatatatgttaaaattgtgtatatgACAATGAAAGATGTAGGagcgatttattattatcccaGTTAGCAGTTTAATCATCAAAAACATAAATCtgcatgtttattataatgagTATAAAGAATTGAACCATGACAGTTAATtgaaatgagagaaagacTGAAGGATTACAATGCTGTAggaattatgtttaatttaacattggcttgaatttaataatgtgcactataattttaagtttttaatatcgaagaaagaaattctttatataaattaatattatataatgtgagacatacaaatttatagaaatgcgcaaaatatttgatatgtgGTAAAAACAAGATAAGttaaaatcacaaatatttaaaacaaaactcAGCGTCTACTTTATGCTTCTTCTGTGTACactattactatttaataacagagcataaaatatatctttatattcactattttataatacttttccattttttcacaattctaTGTCTGagataattcatatataagcactattattaatagatacaATCGCAAtacacattaaaattaaataactaaacTATTATCGTGCGGTTTCTATTTTgcacatataaatttcaatgtttATCCTTATTTCAGGCTGTTATGTGtttgctaaataataatatgtatatgtgtttgCAGCTaagtaataattcaataactcACAAATATTCAACATTTCGATATCTGTCCATTTAATAACAGCAAATACAACAGCGCAAAGAATTTCCTattcagaaaataattcaaaatagcTACttgtattgcatatataaaagaaatttagtgATATGTTTCAGTATGTgtcgaatattttgaatattgacaGTATACATTGCTAaatgttgtattaatttataaatctacaataaaacgaaaaaaagaatgagagtATTTGGTAAATGAACAGTAATTCAGCAGATAGAAATTGAAAGTGTGATGAAATAACTTTATGCTAgtgcaaaaaaattgctattcaTTTTATTCCTGATCTCAAAGCATAAGTGAAAATTAACTGCATATTCATCAAGTGTATTTGTTGTTTTCGAAATTATCTAGCAAATTTCTCGTGTAGCTTAGCATTGATTTGAACAATTTAACAATTGATGTCAGGAAAAtgatgtttcaatatttttaatattgtttttcatgTTTCTCTAGAGAGTCTAGAGTAAATATTTCGGATTTATACAAATTGCTGTGATTATGCTAGGTTTATATATAagcttaaaatttaagatgCAGCTTTGGgatcaatataattacaattggaAAATATTCCACAAAACATACatgctgtatatatacagaaatttCGTAAATActgttcattatttatatatacaataagtataatatttacgaCAAATAAAGACGTATTCATTTAACCGAATATCTCAATATGTCAAtgtttttttcgatatatgaaatatatgaaactaatttttaaaattgtaaatatttaatattacaatcacATAAGTAGCCAAAATGTATAgggtgttaaaaatatattaagttttatattaaaatgtgacAATGTTTGAACTGCATTTTGTATTGCCATTTTAGCTTCTTTAAAGGAaatgtattagaaaaaaaatattaattccgcGTTCTATATATTCGTTAGATAATACACAAAACACCCtatatgtttgtaattttagATCATGGTGcttttgtaacatatatatttaacactaTTAGAGGATTAGAGAATTTATCCATACGATTGACCACCGATTTTTAATGAGGGCCCCTGCacgcttataaaaatatttgaacgatatgtagaagaaaaaaactaaaagattaaaatatataataaagagataGTGCGCCAATTCtcgaaattataaagttattaaacacacacacaacgaCGAACGTATTTTGTACTTTATTGAACTATCACATAAgtttacgttttttttacataaagctgtttacaattttatatgtattttatatttacgaagCTCTACGGCACAACGTCATACAAATATGTGTACCGTATAATTTGCGATGTAATTGGTaattagcattaaaaataataatttatcgtcgTTTATAGCTTAGGGGCCCCCTATATGTAGATAACTTAGACAACAgaactattaaataaattatgtcatCGATGCCTTGCATAGGTAGATAGTTAATGtcaaattatagaataaatatttgttgtcAATTGTAGAACGGTAATAGGCAAAGCCAGCAGCAGTTATTGTACAGATTGTTACAttcattatgcatatatatatatattcaaaaatagcTGCGTTCGCAACtcaagagataataaaaagaatatttcagaAACTTTCTGAATATAtacgttaaatttatatccattTTTCAATACACCGGTATTTCTAGACATACTTTCTGGTACATCGTGTGATTGCTGCTGGTAGTCTAACCGAAATGGATCGAGCGGTTGCTCTATGATTCACATTATTTCGTACTGTCAAAATAAAAcgaatttttagtaaaataagtTATGTTCAATTTCACTTTGATACCTTGCtgattcgatttttttaattaaaaatatgtaatcgatcttattttacagaaaaatttatgctacttcaatagatatatatatttagaaataatgcgGCCAGTCATAAAAGCATATATCGATGTGTAAagctctttatattttctcttacagAAAAGtttgtgttaataataaaatattacaatcatATTGTAatcttacaaataatatatatttattttattatatatcacaatttCTAGTTTGTGTTGCCATACACAGAAAGCTGATTCATATTTGTTGGGATGTTTTCGGATATAGTtgcacacataaaaatatggcagcatatatttataattaaatctatttccTTGAAATCTCTTTCATTGAAATTCCGAAAATCTTTATCGTTACAGAAGCATCGTAATCATCGTATAATGTTTTGCTGTAAAAATGCATCAGCCTtcgatttgttttaaataatactttgttataagaaaatatcttaCTTTACAACACTgttaacattctttttttatgtaatgaatacacaaaaattcagaaatatataaaaaagaatgtataattttaagaaaagtttaatatacacaaataatgtgtatgtgtattagtgaacaaaataaaattaatcgcgttttacatattttatatacatattatatatcaatataattaaatattcgaaaatatacttttttatactctcatatttttcacatttcaaacttattcttcataaaatcataaaagtaATTCATgtcttaatctttattattaatatcatcagTTATGTAAAGTTTGAGTACttagatttatattctatattctatataaaacatgTGTTCTCATATTGTGTttctaaaagaatttatatctttaaattcatTTGTATCATAATCTcccaaaaattacaaattatgttCATTTGTTTATCCTAGTTATTCGAAAAACAATTGTTAGACTTTtacaatgtattaaaaaacaatacagaaaaattgatataaaagatttatatttacattatctgaaattacaatatgttgcttcaaaaagaatttaaaaaatgatacagttGTAGAGAACATGTAAAATCATATGTGTCGCATCAATAATCCAATTTAACTTCTAATAGCTTTTTCATACAGAACTCtgtttcttgtaaaaatagttttatataaagtttttgaaTATACATTGGTAGAGAGAATACACTATGGTGAGACGAAAGCAGTTTGTTATGTAACAAATGCGGATGAAATTTCCTTAGCACTCCGGAACTTTGCACCTTATCGCGGATTCTCGCGAAATTCGTATGTCATCTTTGCAACTTCTTCAATCTACGCTGATTTGAATTCCGTCGTGTGAATCTCTGACCATGATATCGGACGAGAGAATGATTTTGATCTCCCCGTCTTCGTTTGTAGGCACATCCTTTTGCACGGCGGTCGTTGTATCGTGATGCTTCTTTCTGTGGCACATCATGGTTGACCTGGACACAAAGCCTTTGCCACACGCGTCGCATTTGTACGGCCGTTCACCAGTGTGCAAACGCTTGTGAATAGCCATCGGACTGAACTGTGTGAATGTTTTATTGCAAACATCGCATCTGTAAGGACGTTCACCCGTATGCGATCGTCGATGACAGCGTAGCGCCGCACGTCGGGCAAACACCTTTCCACACATTTCGCATTTGAAGCTCTTTTCGCCGGTATGCATGGTCGAATGAATCTTGAGATCAACTCGTGTCAGGAATCCTTTTCCGCACACCTCGCATAGATACGGCTTCTCACCTGTGTGAATGCGTAGATGCGTATTGAGGTAACTTTTGCTGACAAACATCTTGTTGCACACTGCGCACGGATATTGGCGATTGTCTGTGCCCGAGTGTATCTTCTGATGACTTTTGCACAGGCCTTTGGTGATGAAACCACGGCCGCAGATCTCGCACATGTATGGCTTCACGCCGAGATGACGGTTCTCGTGGTCTAATAATGATTGCTTCGTTTTGAAGTTCTGGCCACATGTATTGCATGGATACGGCTTCTCGTCCGAGTGCACTCTTTGATGTACAATGAGATAGCTCTTACACTGGAATCCCTTACCGCAAGTGGAACAATTGTAGTCAAATTGACCCGTATGCGTGGCCGTGTGCTGTGCAAGACCAATTTTGCTGCGAAATGCCTTCTCGCATGTCGTGCATTGAAACGGTTTCTCGCCCGTATGCTTGCGCATGTGCTCTTGCAGTTTATAATTCGTTCTGTACTGCTTGCCGCATTCGTCGCATGTTTTCGCGGTCCATTTTCGTTTCGCTGTCGGTGATTGTTTCTTTTGCTCTTCTTGATTGCCACTTTTCTCTCGCGACGGTGTCGCTATGTTCAATTGtatgtctttctttttcttatcgactagtttatctttatatacaatacactGCTccttatgtaaatttaacatCTCGACGCTGGTAAAATATGAATCGCAGCAACAGCGACAGAAATGTTGCTCGAAATGTGTGGCTAGACTGGTTGTTTCTAAAGTTGCTTCGTTGCAGAAGGGGCACATATACCAATGAGAACCAGTTTCGTCCATGGTAGGATTATTGAGCGCAGATTCTAGCAACGCGTGCTTCGATTCCTTTGTGTATTTAACCATTATTTCGCAAGATATGTCATTTATCTGACTTGTAGATGGTAAAGCATTTACGAATTTTGAATCAACATGTTCGCGAATTTCATTTTCGTTCATACAAGATTCTTCTATCTCGGCTTCTGCGTTAGTTTGAGAAGAGCCAAAATTATCCGTCGATACctgaattacaaattttaattgcaacatttaaattataaacttcaattacaaatacaaatgtcacataagtaatttttatatttttacttttgctaaggtgttttacattattatttaattatgtaattatttttgtttatgtaaGTTGCTCAAACATTGTTTCAAATAGTATacttacattattttcaaGTACATGTTGCGAATCTTCTGTAGTTAATCTATTTTGTAATCTACGATATTCCTGTTTTATTGGTTCTGcctcatattttacattttcacaaTAATGCACTATCTGTTCTTGTGTTTGATCTTCAGGACTGATAGAAGTAACATAATTTATGCCTAACTGACTCAAATGACCATCCAAATTTCCCACTACAGTCATATCACTCTCCAAATGCATTGCAATCTGATGGTTTGAAAcctagaaaatataaaaaaaatctttattgaaAATCACTTTATTTCTTGCAAACCAAAACtcataaaaatgacaaattgcATAtcctatttttaatcaaacaaaatatcagaaatgatataaataaattatcttgcgCTTTTTCCATATTCTAACGGAATTAGTCTtttaattgtaacaatataatCATATCATGTAcacaaatgtgtatataagtaATCCACAAAAACTTACAAATTAcccaataattcaatatttcattacccaaatgttcaaattttacaaaaaaaataaacatagatTGCTTCAATTACTTCTCGTATATGTTCATCGACCATTCTTACAGTATCGCCATCTAAACAGTCAATGCCCGCCACTTGAATGTCAGTGTCTTGTTGCCCTATCTCTTCCTGAGTAACCACTTGTTCGCCACCAGCTAAATCCATTTCATCTATTACTTGCATTGTATGCATGGTGGGTTCCACAGTCTCATGAGGTATAGCTGAATGACTTTGTACATTTTCGTTATTAATCTGTATGTTGTTCAAGTTTCTCCGAACAGTGCCTATATTATTCACTCTTGCCA encodes:
- the LOC126858251 gene encoding zinc finger protein ZFP2-like isoform X1; the protein is MAVVEEFDYLCRLCATKTGILMGLPIFEAGEQMRNIDKKIAACLPVQVSLTDQLPKVVCEECAFKLDQLFDFREKCLHTEGMFMEMLKEIKDEAVHISEHHLARVNNIGTVRRNLNNIQINNENVQSHSAIPHETVEPTMHTMQVIDEMDLAGGEQVVTQEEIGQQDTDIQVAGIDCLDGDTVRMVDEHIREVSNHQIAMHLESDMTVVGNLDGHLSQLGINYVTSISPEDQTQEQIVHYCENVKYEAEPIKQEYRRLQNRLTTEDSQHVLENNVSTDNFGSSQTNAEAEIEESCMNENEIREHVDSKFVNALPSTSQINDISCEIMVKYTKESKHALLESALNNPTMDETGSHWYMCPFCNEATLETTSLATHFEQHFCRCCCDSYFTSVEMLNLHKEQCIVYKDKLVDKKKKDIQLNIATPSREKSGNQEEQKKQSPTAKRKWTAKTCDECGKQYRTNYKLQEHMRKHTGEKPFQCTTCEKAFRSKIGLAQHTATHTGQFDYNCSTCGKGFQCKSYLIVHQRVHSDEKPYPCNTCGQNFKTKQSLLDHENRHLGVKPYMCEICGRGFITKGLCKSHQKIHSGTDNRQYPCAVCNKMFVSKSYLNTHLRIHTGEKPYLCEVCGKGFLTRVDLKIHSTMHTGEKSFKCEMCGKVFARRAALRCHRRSHTGERPYRCDVCNKTFTQFSPMAIHKRLHTGERPYKCDACGKGFVSRSTMMCHRKKHHDTTTAVQKDVPTNEDGEIKIILSSDIMVRDSHDGIQISVD
- the LOC126858251 gene encoding zinc finger protein ZFP2-like isoform X2; this translates as MAVVEEFDYLCRLCATKTGILMGLPIFEAGEQMRNIDKKIAACLPVQVSLTDQLPKVVCEECAFKLDQLFDFREKCLHTEGMFMEMLKEIKDEAVHISEHHLARVNNIGTVRRNLNNIQINNENVQSHSAIPHETVEPTMHTMQVIDEMDLAGGEQVVTQEEIGQQDTDIQVAGIDCLDGDTVSNHQIAMHLESDMTVVGNLDGHLSQLGINYVTSISPEDQTQEQIVHYCENVKYEAEPIKQEYRRLQNRLTTEDSQHVLENNVSTDNFGSSQTNAEAEIEESCMNENEIREHVDSKFVNALPSTSQINDISCEIMVKYTKESKHALLESALNNPTMDETGSHWYMCPFCNEATLETTSLATHFEQHFCRCCCDSYFTSVEMLNLHKEQCIVYKDKLVDKKKKDIQLNIATPSREKSGNQEEQKKQSPTAKRKWTAKTCDECGKQYRTNYKLQEHMRKHTGEKPFQCTTCEKAFRSKIGLAQHTATHTGQFDYNCSTCGKGFQCKSYLIVHQRVHSDEKPYPCNTCGQNFKTKQSLLDHENRHLGVKPYMCEICGRGFITKGLCKSHQKIHSGTDNRQYPCAVCNKMFVSKSYLNTHLRIHTGEKPYLCEVCGKGFLTRVDLKIHSTMHTGEKSFKCEMCGKVFARRAALRCHRRSHTGERPYRCDVCNKTFTQFSPMAIHKRLHTGERPYKCDACGKGFVSRSTMMCHRKKHHDTTTAVQKDVPTNEDGEIKIILSSDIMVRDSHDGIQISVD